One Triticum dicoccoides isolate Atlit2015 ecotype Zavitan chromosome 5B, WEW_v2.0, whole genome shotgun sequence genomic window carries:
- the LOC119312844 gene encoding uncharacterized protein At4g15970-like isoform X2, with the protein MLGGGKMKGDAVSGGSSSISPMVSFVLGAAAATVCVLFFMSASPGRSLVDIAAWSHNNGTATQHHHLRSVADAADAAHNATAIAVAAPAPAPVQASPYGDLEEVLARAATADRTVIMTQINAAWTKPGSLLDLFFESFRTGEGGVARLLEHLVIVTMDPAAYAGCQLVHPHCYFLRTTGVDYRGEKFFMSKDYLEMMWGRNKFQQTILQLGYNFLFTDVDVMWFRDPFKHISMGADIAISSDVFMGDPYSLGNFPNGGFLFVRSCNKTIEFYRHWQAGRYRFFGKHEQDVFNLIKHDMTDRLGVAIQFLDTTYISGFCQLSRDLNKICTLHANCCVGLGAKLHDLRNVLDVWRNYTAAPVPDKRAGKFQWKVPGICIH; encoded by the exons ATGTTGGGCGGCGGCAAGATGAAGGGGGACGCGGttagcggcggcagcagcagcattaGCCCCATGGTGTCCTTCGTGCTGGgcgccgccgcggccaccgtctgcgTCCTCTTCTTCATGTCCGCCAGCCCCGGCCGCAGCCTCGTCGACATCGCCGCATGGAGCCACAACAACGGCACCGCCACCCAGCACCACCACCTGCGCTCCGTCGCCGACGCTGCCGACGCCGCCCACAACGCCACCGCCATCGCCGTTGCCGCTCCAGCACCCGCCCCCGTCCAG GCGTCGCCGTACGGGGACCTGGAGGAGGTGCtggcgcgggcggcgacggcggaccGGACGGTGATCATGACGCAGATCAACGCGGCGTGGACCAAGCCGGGGTCGCTGCTGGACCTCTTCTTCGAGAGCTTCCGGACCGGGGAGGGCGGCGTGGCGCGCCTGCTCGAGCACCTCGTCATCGTCACCATGGACCCGGCCGCGTACGCGGGGTGCCAGCTCGTGCACCCGCACTGCTACTTCCTGCGCACCACCGGCGTCGACTACCGCGGCGAGAAGTTCTTCATGAGCAAGGACTACCTCGAGATGATGTGGGGCCGCAACAAGTTCCAGCAGACCATCCTCCAGCTCGGATACAACTTCCTCTTCACG GACGTGGACGTGATGTGGTTCCGTGACCCGTTCAAGCACATCTCCATGGGGGCGGACATCGCCATCTCCAGCGACGTCTTCATGGGCGACCCCTACAGCCTCGGCAACTTCCCCAACGGCGGCTTCCTCTTCGTGCGCTCCTGCAACAAGACCATCGAGTTCTACCGCCACTGGCAGGCCGGCCGCTACCGCTTCTTCGGCAAGCACGAGCAGGACGTGTTCAACCTCATCAAGCACGACATGACGGACCGCCTCGGCGTCGCCATCCAGTTCCTCGACACCACCTACATCAGCGGCTTCTGCCAGCTCAGCAGGGACCTCAACAAGATCTGCACGCTGCATGCGAATTGCTGCGTCGGGCTCGGGGCCAAGCTCCATGATTTGAGGAATGTGCTGGACGTGTGGAGGAACTACACGGCGGCGCCGGTGCCCGACAAGAGGGCCGGCAAGTTCCAGTGGAAGGTACCCGGGATATGCATCCACTGA
- the LOC119312844 gene encoding uncharacterized protein At4g15970-like isoform X1, whose product MLGGGKMKGDAVSGGSSSISPMVSFVLGAAAATVCVLFFMSASPGRSLVDIAAWSHNNGTATQHHHLRSVADAADAAHNATAIAVAAPAPAPVQQASPYGDLEEVLARAATADRTVIMTQINAAWTKPGSLLDLFFESFRTGEGGVARLLEHLVIVTMDPAAYAGCQLVHPHCYFLRTTGVDYRGEKFFMSKDYLEMMWGRNKFQQTILQLGYNFLFTDVDVMWFRDPFKHISMGADIAISSDVFMGDPYSLGNFPNGGFLFVRSCNKTIEFYRHWQAGRYRFFGKHEQDVFNLIKHDMTDRLGVAIQFLDTTYISGFCQLSRDLNKICTLHANCCVGLGAKLHDLRNVLDVWRNYTAAPVPDKRAGKFQWKVPGICIH is encoded by the exons ATGTTGGGCGGCGGCAAGATGAAGGGGGACGCGGttagcggcggcagcagcagcattaGCCCCATGGTGTCCTTCGTGCTGGgcgccgccgcggccaccgtctgcgTCCTCTTCTTCATGTCCGCCAGCCCCGGCCGCAGCCTCGTCGACATCGCCGCATGGAGCCACAACAACGGCACCGCCACCCAGCACCACCACCTGCGCTCCGTCGCCGACGCTGCCGACGCCGCCCACAACGCCACCGCCATCGCCGTTGCCGCTCCAGCACCCGCCCCCGTCCAG CAGGCGTCGCCGTACGGGGACCTGGAGGAGGTGCtggcgcgggcggcgacggcggaccGGACGGTGATCATGACGCAGATCAACGCGGCGTGGACCAAGCCGGGGTCGCTGCTGGACCTCTTCTTCGAGAGCTTCCGGACCGGGGAGGGCGGCGTGGCGCGCCTGCTCGAGCACCTCGTCATCGTCACCATGGACCCGGCCGCGTACGCGGGGTGCCAGCTCGTGCACCCGCACTGCTACTTCCTGCGCACCACCGGCGTCGACTACCGCGGCGAGAAGTTCTTCATGAGCAAGGACTACCTCGAGATGATGTGGGGCCGCAACAAGTTCCAGCAGACCATCCTCCAGCTCGGATACAACTTCCTCTTCACG GACGTGGACGTGATGTGGTTCCGTGACCCGTTCAAGCACATCTCCATGGGGGCGGACATCGCCATCTCCAGCGACGTCTTCATGGGCGACCCCTACAGCCTCGGCAACTTCCCCAACGGCGGCTTCCTCTTCGTGCGCTCCTGCAACAAGACCATCGAGTTCTACCGCCACTGGCAGGCCGGCCGCTACCGCTTCTTCGGCAAGCACGAGCAGGACGTGTTCAACCTCATCAAGCACGACATGACGGACCGCCTCGGCGTCGCCATCCAGTTCCTCGACACCACCTACATCAGCGGCTTCTGCCAGCTCAGCAGGGACCTCAACAAGATCTGCACGCTGCATGCGAATTGCTGCGTCGGGCTCGGGGCCAAGCTCCATGATTTGAGGAATGTGCTGGACGTGTGGAGGAACTACACGGCGGCGCCGGTGCCCGACAAGAGGGCCGGCAAGTTCCAGTGGAAGGTACCCGGGATATGCATCCACTGA